The Strix aluco isolate bStrAlu1 chromosome 19, bStrAlu1.hap1, whole genome shotgun sequence genome contains a region encoding:
- the RHBDD2 gene encoding rhomboid domain-containing protein 2: MVTGRRSASRCHGNAPGLPAAAGSGAARGSMAAGWGRPPAAAALTLLLSLGASAPGLLLRGAPAARSTASLRPAALRAGEVHRLVTYIFVYEDLISLTCGAIIIWYFAGSFEKNVGTVKHCFLTMVFTVLSALMYLLLETVVSRVTEVEDAKGFMPVAFATLGVSTTRSRMKRTLLFGVRVPVVLVPWFMLCIAWFIPHSSLLSNLCGLLAGEAYGLGYCFCLDFPESVGSKLDRVFPFSLLKRIPGLKYIPGSLVERRAFESSKINPAPGTYPTQNYYCSSLRALPAFQLQHPSAQSQGFHHHCAPGSGCALGHEGSRHSHAAGHSLTSSPCQARDAFGECYIQAHAGASPGQCCQGKFSPPQHMCLTDPQTPAGEGPLAGAQQASGYPAATVTSVSAEFSRVQVY; encoded by the exons ATGGTAACGGGGCGCCGCAGCGCCTCGCGTTGCCACGGCAACGCTCCAGGCCTTCCGGCGGCGGCCGGAAGTGGGGCGGCGCGCGGCAGCAtggcggcggggtgggggcgcccgccggccgccgccgccctcaCGCTGCTGCTGTCGCTCGGCGCCTCCGCGCCCGGGCTGCTGCTGCGGggcgcgcccgccgcccgctccaCCGCCTCGCTGCGGCCCGCCGCCCTGCGCGCGGGGGAAG TTCACAGGTTAGTTACCTACATCTTTGTCTATGAAGACCTGATATCCTTGACCTGTGGTGCTATTATCATTTGGTATTTTGCTGGCAGCTTTGAGAAGAACGTTGGCACTGTGAAGCACTGCTTCCTCACCATGGTGTTCACTGTCCTCTCCGCCCTCATGTACCTCTTACTTGAGACCGTTGTCTCGAGGGTGACAGAGGTGGAAGATGCCAAAGGGTTCATGCCAGTAGCTTTTGCTACGTTGGGGGTATCCACCACCCGCTCGCGGATGAAGAGGACTCTGCTTTTTGGGGTTAGAGTTCCAGTGGTGCTGGTGCCGTGGTTTATGCTCTGCATAGCATGGTTTATCCCCCACTCTTCTCTCTTGAGTAACCTGTGTGGGCTCCTAGCTGGGGAAGCCT ATGGTCTTGGCTACTGTTTCTGCTTGGATTTTCCAGAGTCAGTGGGCTCTAAGCTGGACCGAGTGTTCCCTTTCAGCCTGCTAAAGAGGATACCAGGGCTGAAATATATCCCAGGGTCCTTAGTAGAGAGAAGAGCCTTCGAAAGCAGCAA GATTAACCCAGCGCCAGGCACCTACCCCACCCAAAACTACTACTGCTCTTCGCTTCGGGCTCTCCCTGCTTTCCAGCTGCAGCACCCCAGTGCTCAGAGCCAGGGGTTTCACCACCACTGCGCTCCGGGATCTGGCTGTGCTCTGGGACACGAGGGATCTCGGCACAGCCATGCTGCAGGACACAGCCTCACTTCTTCCCCCTGCCAGGCCAGAGATGCCTTTGGAGAGTGTTACATACAGGCCCACGCTGGAGCCTCCCCGGGACAGTGCTGCCAGGGCAAATTCTCTCCCCCGCAGCACATGTGCCTGACTGATCCACAGACACCTGCAGGTGAGGGCCCCCTGGCTGGGGCTCAGCAAGCATCAGGGTATCCAGCAGCCACAGTGACTTCTGTTTCAGCTGAATTTTCCAGAGTCCAGGTGTACTGa